A segment of the uncultured Desulfobulbus sp. genome:
TCTCACACAATTTGGGCCCTTTGGCTCTCTGCTGACGGCGACTGGGCGGCTGGGGATGCGGGTAAATCATTTTTCTTTACCGCTTGCTCAGGTGGGGCGACGGCCAGATTTTAATTTGGTCCTGGATCTCCATCAAGCGACCCCCCAGGCGATACATGGTTTGAACGACTTGCTCAAGAGTGCAGGGCTTGATTCTACTCCCCTGCGTTTCTTAGAGCGGGAACTCGTCTGCGAGGGGTGGAATGGCGCCATGACCTGTGCTCCTCTTCGTTTGGGCTGTGGAAATGCAGATCTGGTTATTACCGGCAGTAAGGGGCGAAATGGCAGCATTCGCTATGATGTCAAACTTCCTGTGACCAAGCAGCTTCTTCACCAGGCCGGCATTTCTGCCTTTGGCCAGTTTTCCGCGACGGCTCATATAACTGGCACCCAGGTAAAGCCCATCTACAAGCACAAGGAATTTCTTCGTGGCTTGGGGGGGCAGATCACCGCGAGCTTGCCCAAACCGCTTGGTAGTGATCAGATCCAAAAGGCATCGACAGTTGAAAAGAATCTGGTGAAATGACCATTGTATCTAGTCGAATTTGTAATCAATACGTAGCAACGCAAGTTGCAAATACCCTTTGACCTTTTGAGGAGGAGAAAGCATGAGCAAAAAAATAGTCATTGTTGGAGCCGTTGCCGCAGGCCCCAAAGCCGCCTGCAGACTGATGCGCCTGCAGCCCGACTGGGATGTGACCCTCATTGATCAGGACAGCCTGATCTCTTACGGTGGTTGTGGTATCCCCTATTATGTGAGTGGTGATGTCTCTGATGAGAGTGAACTCAGGGCTACCAGTTTTCATGTGGTTCGTGATGCGCAGTATTTTGAGGGATCCAAAGGCATCAAAACCATGACCCGCACCCGAGCCTTGTCCATTGATCGTAAGGCGAAGACCGTGCAGGTAGAAAATCTGGACAGTGGCCAAAAACAGGATCTGCCTTACGATAAATTAATGCTTGCAACCGGGGCAAAACCTTTTGATCTCCCTATCCCCGGGGCGGATCTCGATGGCGTTTTTTCCATTGCGAACCTGCATAAGGCCATTGAAATCAAAGCTCGCATCGCAAAAGGCCAGGTGAGTAAGGCGGTGGTTATTGGCGGTGGGGCGATAGGTATCGAGATGGCCGAAGCTTTGACGGATCTCTGGGGCGTTGAAACCGTGCTGTTGGAGCTTGCTCCCCAGCTGCTGCCTCGGATCGTTGATCGTCACATGGCCGATATGCTGAAAAAGCATCTCAAAGAAAATAATATTCCGGTCTACACGGAAGAATCTGCCACGGAACTTCTTGGAAACGATGAGGGCAAGGTGTGTGGGGTGAAAACCACCCAACGGACCCTGGAGGCGGACCTGGTCATTATGGCGGTGGGCGTTCGTGCCCGCAGTGAGCTGGCCAGAGAGGCCGGGCTTGACGTTGCGGCCTTTGGCGGCATCAAGGTCAACCAGCGGATGCAGACTTCTGACCCCGACATTTATGCAGCCGGTGACTGCGTGGCTTTGACCAACCTGGTTACCGGAAAAGACATGTTGGCCCCACTGGGCTCGCTTGCCAACCGTGAGGGGCGGGTCGTGGGGGATAACCTGGCAGGTATTCCCGCAACATTCAAGGGGGTCCTTGGCTCCTTTATCATGAAGGCCTTTGAGCGGTGTATCGCAGCAACTGGTCTGACCTATGAAGCTGCTCTGGCGGAAGGGTTTGATGCTGACTATTCCCTGACCTCTCCTCCGGATCGAGCCCATTTTTTTCCTGATCAGGCGGTGGTCATCATGCAACTGGTATTTGATCGAAAAACCCGTCGGGTCCTTGGGCTGCAAGCTTTTGGTATGATGAATGATTCCATCTCAGCACGGGTGGATACCGCTGCAGCACTTATTGCCAAAGGAGGCACGATTGAAGATTTTGGTCTGGTGGAGATGGCCTATGCACCTCCATTTTCCTCAGCCATCGATTCGATCAATGCTGCGGCCTACGCGGCAGAAAATATGTGCGATAATCGTTTACGCCGGGTTGATCTGAATCGTTTTCTGGAGTGGATGAAGGATATGAGTATTGAGCCCGATTGGGCGGTTCTTGATGTCCGTCATCCTTTAGAGGCGGAACCGTACGTCAAAAAATACGGTTCCGATAAATGGTTTGGATTTGAATACGGCCAGGTTCGTGAGCGGCATGGGGAAATTCCCACGAATAAAAATTGGATAATTCTCTGTAATGCGGGCACTCGATCCTATGAAATACAAGTCTTCCTTGACCATCTCGGAAAATTCGATAGCATGGTCTTATGTGGAGGTTCGAATGTAATCAGTCGCTTAGATGTTGATTGGCTGATAAGCTGACCAAAATTAGAATAGTCCTTTAAGGATGTAACAGGGGTACGGAATGGCTGACGTGAATTTTGATCACATGATTGAGGAGATTCAGGCAAATATCCAGACTGGTGATTTACTCAAAGCCCGTCTTGTTCTGGACCACATCGGTGATCTCGATAAAAAAAGTCAAAACCGTCTGCTCTATGAAATTTCCCGCGGCGATGTTCATTTCACCGTACCCCTGTTAAACCATTTGCTTACTTCTCACCGGGAGTTGACAGATACCCTGCCCATTGTTCGCGAGACTTTGATTTCGCACCTGATTGCCTATCCTGAGGTTTTGGTCCAGACGTTGAAAGACAATTCGGTCAGCGATAAAACGGTCATGATCGAGACAGCAGGTGAACTCAAGCTCGAAGAGGCAACCCCCGGTCTGATTGATCTGCTTGCCCACACCAATGACAATCCGACGATTAAGCTCATCATCGACAATCTAGGGCTGATCGCAGATCCAGAGTCGATCAACACCCTCACCGACTACCTTTATGCCGCTGATCGAGAACTCATCATTGCCGCGATTCATGCCTTGGGGCAGGTGGGAACCAACACCGCCATGCACCGCCTTGCAGAACGTATGGGGACAGATAATGAGCTGGATCTGATTATTCTGGGCATCTTTGCCGAAGTACAGGATCAGGTCTCTTTAGAAAAACTCAATGACACCCTGCGCTCGCATTACGCGCATATGCGTATTTATGCCAAGGATGAGTTGGTACGTATCGGGGACAAGGCCGTACCGGTCTTGATTGAAAACCTCAAAGAAAGCGACAGCGATCTCCTGATTCATACCCTCAATGTTTTGGGTGAGATCGGTGATGACAGCGCAATCATGCCGATACGTACGCTCTTAAATACTGTGCCCAAAAATGCCAACGTTCGCTTTGCCGCCTATGAGGCACTGGCCCTATTGCCTCTGCGTAAAGGCGCGTACACGCTGGCGGCCGGACTCACGGACAGCGAGGATCATGTCTGCACGGCAGCTGCCCGGGCGATCGATCGTAACTTTAACGAGATCTTAGCCGCGGGCATTAAAAACATGATTCGCCCCCAAAACGATGAGGCCCGGCACATCGTCAAGATTATCGTCAATGCCCAAGTGGATAATATCTTTCTCAGCCTGGCCCATGAAGAATATTTTCAGGAGTTGGCCCTGGTCTACCTGCCCCATGCCCATCGTGACATCAAGAGCCACTATGAGGTCCTACTGAAACGGGAGGGACTTGATGATTTTGCTGTTAAGATTGCCGGTGATGAAGGCGACAGCAGGGCCCGGGTTAAGGTCTGTGCCGTTGATGATAGCCGCATGATCCTCAATATTTATAAAGCGACTCTCCATGAGCTTGGCTTTGATCCGATCCTCTTTGAGTTTCCCGCAGGAGCCATTGAGTGGTTAGCCAAGGAGAAGCCAGCTCTGGTGTTGACAGACCTCAATATGCCGGAAATTTCGGGAATCGAGTTGACCGAAAAAATCCGCACCATCTACGATAAAGATGCTTTACCCGTAATCATGGTAACGACCCAGTCCGATGTCCAGGACCACGAGGCTGCATCTGATGCTGGGGTGAACGATATCATGCTCAAGCCGTTTAACGCGGATTCCCTGCGTGCGGCTATGGCCAAATTTATCAAGGTATAAAGTAGAACAAAGAGTTGCTACGAGCCCGCATCCCTCAGGTTGCGGGCTTTTTTTATAGATGTATTTTCAGCTTGCTGATTGAGGTGATGAGCGGCCACCATACGGTATGATCCGGGCCTATGAAGGAGCTACGAAGGACGGACCTATCTCCGCTGAGTCTGCGAGTGCTTATGGACGCAATGCTTCCAGATATTCCGGTAACTCCTGGAAGTAACGGCCCACATCCTGGGGGCGGTGGGCATCGGAACCTG
Coding sequences within it:
- a CDS encoding response regulator, with the translated sequence MADVNFDHMIEEIQANIQTGDLLKARLVLDHIGDLDKKSQNRLLYEISRGDVHFTVPLLNHLLTSHRELTDTLPIVRETLISHLIAYPEVLVQTLKDNSVSDKTVMIETAGELKLEEATPGLIDLLAHTNDNPTIKLIIDNLGLIADPESINTLTDYLYAADRELIIAAIHALGQVGTNTAMHRLAERMGTDNELDLIILGIFAEVQDQVSLEKLNDTLRSHYAHMRIYAKDELVRIGDKAVPVLIENLKESDSDLLIHTLNVLGEIGDDSAIMPIRTLLNTVPKNANVRFAAYEALALLPLRKGAYTLAAGLTDSEDHVCTAAARAIDRNFNEILAAGIKNMIRPQNDEARHIVKIIVNAQVDNIFLSLAHEEYFQELALVYLPHAHRDIKSHYEVLLKREGLDDFAVKIAGDEGDSRARVKVCAVDDSRMILNIYKATLHELGFDPILFEFPAGAIEWLAKEKPALVLTDLNMPEISGIELTEKIRTIYDKDALPVIMVTTQSDVQDHEAASDAGVNDIMLKPFNADSLRAAMAKFIKV
- a CDS encoding FAD-dependent oxidoreductase, giving the protein MSKKIVIVGAVAAGPKAACRLMRLQPDWDVTLIDQDSLISYGGCGIPYYVSGDVSDESELRATSFHVVRDAQYFEGSKGIKTMTRTRALSIDRKAKTVQVENLDSGQKQDLPYDKLMLATGAKPFDLPIPGADLDGVFSIANLHKAIEIKARIAKGQVSKAVVIGGGAIGIEMAEALTDLWGVETVLLELAPQLLPRIVDRHMADMLKKHLKENNIPVYTEESATELLGNDEGKVCGVKTTQRTLEADLVIMAVGVRARSELAREAGLDVAAFGGIKVNQRMQTSDPDIYAAGDCVALTNLVTGKDMLAPLGSLANREGRVVGDNLAGIPATFKGVLGSFIMKAFERCIAATGLTYEAALAEGFDADYSLTSPPDRAHFFPDQAVVIMQLVFDRKTRRVLGLQAFGMMNDSISARVDTAAALIAKGGTIEDFGLVEMAYAPPFSSAIDSINAAAYAAENMCDNRLRRVDLNRFLEWMKDMSIEPDWAVLDVRHPLEAEPYVKKYGSDKWFGFEYGQVRERHGEIPTNKNWIILCNAGTRSYEIQVFLDHLGKFDSMVLCGGSNVISRLDVDWLIS